A single genomic interval of Syntrophobotulus glycolicus DSM 8271 harbors:
- a CDS encoding YebC/PmpR family DNA-binding transcriptional regulator yields the protein MSGHSKWANIKHKKARTDAAKGKLYTKLAREIFIAARAGSPDPNNNFRLKIAIDNAKAANLPNENIQRAVQKGSGTGDDTNYEELRYEGYGPGGVAIMATILTDNRNRSASEMRHIFSKNGGNMGDSGCVGWMFAEKGQLSIAKEGLALNEDDLLLFALEAGAEDIETEDEGYEVFTAPENMEQVRQSLIDGGIQIQTANVSLIPENRMEISDLDQAKKIIKLIDTLEEHDDVQNVYTNFDLAEGISGEDL from the coding sequence GTGTCCGGTCATTCAAAATGGGCGAATATCAAACATAAAAAGGCGAGAACAGATGCCGCCAAGGGGAAACTTTACACGAAGCTGGCCCGGGAGATTTTTATTGCAGCCCGGGCAGGCTCACCTGATCCCAACAACAATTTTCGCTTAAAGATTGCCATAGATAATGCCAAAGCGGCCAATTTGCCGAACGAGAATATTCAAAGAGCGGTTCAGAAGGGCTCAGGCACAGGTGATGACACAAATTATGAAGAGCTTCGCTATGAGGGTTATGGTCCGGGCGGAGTGGCGATCATGGCCACAATCCTGACAGATAATCGCAACCGGAGCGCCTCGGAAATGCGCCATATCTTTTCCAAGAATGGCGGCAATATGGGTGACAGCGGTTGTGTCGGCTGGATGTTTGCCGAAAAGGGGCAGCTCAGTATCGCCAAAGAAGGCCTGGCCTTAAATGAGGATGATCTGCTGCTTTTCGCTTTGGAGGCCGGAGCGGAAGATATTGAGACGGAAGATGAAGGCTACGAAGTATTCACAGCACCGGAAAACATGGAGCAAGTCAGGCAGAGTCTCATTGACGGCGGGATTCAGATTCAAACGGCAAATGTCAGCCTGATTCCGGAAAACAGGATGGAAATATCCGATCTGGATCAGGCCAAAAAGATCATCAAGCTGATCGACACCTTGGAAGAGCACGACGATGTGCAAAATGTCTACACCAATTTTGATTTGGCTGAGGGAATCTCGGGTGAAGACCTTTAA
- the hypF gene encoding carbamoyltransferase HypF, whose amino-acid sequence MVEILAEKALKIQLKGIVQGVGFRPFVYRTAADLGIKGWVGNTGAGLDIHAEGKNRDDFLRRVLAEAPQLARIVSCQKTEVPAEDFKEFTILSSENSGERDVLISPDVATCGDCLKELFDPADRRYQYPFINCTNCGPRYTIIKDRPYDRPRTTMGGFPLCAGCREEYEHPLNRRFHAQPVACKICGPQVALLDNQGREIADKGIGTGLLEAGAILAVKGLGGFHLVCDAGNTETVKKLRQLKERGSKPFALMARDLAAAQKAVRITKLEEELLSSPAAPIVILSRLRAEKALAAEVAPGVHTLGIMLPYTPLHHLLFKGAYDFLVMTSANLSGMPLIYENERALEELGAIADYFLIHNRDIFHPCDDSVVQVVAGAPLFMRRARGYVPLPVLLEENVEIPAAALGGEMKNAFCLAKGHYAFVSQYIGDMHGYENFQRFKKEYRTFQDAVHVYPRRIIYDFHPGYMTTKFAGQTDLPKLAVQHHHAHMISAAGEQRLKGKVWGIICDGTGYGLDGKIWGFEFLSGDASGFERKAHLEYLPLPGGDAGAKHPLRIAYAYLKKLGQPADPAVLDTLFANLSLPEKNILEGQLKSGLNVFDTSSAGRLFDVVSALLGICTEVTYEGQAAIELESTAWNWLNSGDEAQEKQEQIKAARRQMYEEAVKQCKEQKNAWGKFDPQGGQAEQDMAGEKQGGRRPEGRAAAGSDKRLYQMNYSRQEALVLKLKSFLSRLAADIIEGKHKGEIAFCFHLSIAAAILETIGLLGAEKEKIVISGGVFQNKLLTELLLDLARELEIKIDRHRELPCGDGGIAFGQVLIGQKHWQEGPV is encoded by the coding sequence ATGGTTGAAATTTTGGCGGAAAAAGCCTTGAAGATCCAATTAAAAGGAATTGTCCAGGGGGTTGGCTTCAGACCTTTTGTCTACAGAACAGCCGCGGATTTAGGAATCAAAGGATGGGTCGGCAATACCGGAGCCGGTCTGGACATTCATGCCGAAGGGAAAAACAGAGATGACTTCTTGCGCAGGGTGCTGGCGGAAGCCCCGCAGTTGGCCAGGATTGTGTCCTGCCAGAAAACAGAGGTTCCTGCCGAAGATTTTAAGGAGTTCACGATCCTCTCCAGTGAGAATTCCGGAGAGCGGGATGTTTTGATCTCGCCTGATGTGGCGACCTGCGGGGATTGTTTAAAAGAGCTGTTTGATCCGGCGGATCGCCGATACCAGTATCCTTTTATCAACTGCACCAACTGCGGTCCACGCTATACCATCATCAAGGACAGGCCCTATGACCGGCCCAGGACGACGATGGGCGGCTTTCCCCTGTGCGCGGGCTGCCGGGAGGAATATGAGCATCCTTTGAACAGGAGATTTCATGCCCAGCCTGTCGCCTGTAAGATCTGCGGGCCCCAAGTGGCCTTGCTGGACAATCAGGGCCGGGAGATCGCGGATAAGGGTATTGGCACAGGTCTGCTTGAGGCGGGGGCTATCCTGGCTGTTAAAGGGCTGGGCGGCTTTCATCTCGTTTGTGATGCCGGGAATACAGAGACGGTAAAAAAGCTTCGTCAGCTTAAAGAGCGGGGAAGCAAGCCGTTCGCCCTGATGGCCCGGGATCTTGCGGCGGCCCAAAAAGCAGTTCGGATCACCAAGCTGGAAGAGGAACTGTTATCAAGCCCTGCCGCGCCTATTGTTATTCTCAGCCGGCTGAGGGCTGAAAAAGCTCTGGCTGCGGAGGTAGCGCCCGGGGTCCACACTCTGGGGATCATGCTGCCCTACACTCCTCTTCATCATTTGCTGTTCAAGGGGGCATATGATTTTTTGGTGATGACCAGTGCCAATTTAAGCGGGATGCCGCTGATCTATGAAAATGAGCGGGCCTTGGAAGAGCTTGGTGCGATCGCCGATTATTTTCTTATCCATAACCGGGACATTTTTCACCCCTGTGATGATTCCGTAGTCCAGGTCGTAGCCGGGGCTCCGCTGTTTATGCGCCGGGCAAGGGGTTATGTTCCCCTGCCTGTCCTCCTGGAGGAAAACGTGGAAATCCCGGCGGCGGCACTCGGCGGGGAGATGAAGAACGCGTTTTGTTTGGCGAAAGGGCACTATGCTTTTGTCAGCCAGTATATCGGAGATATGCACGGCTATGAGAATTTTCAAAGATTCAAAAAGGAGTACCGGACCTTTCAGGATGCGGTCCATGTTTATCCCCGGCGGATCATCTATGACTTTCATCCGGGATATATGACGACAAAGTTTGCCGGGCAGACGGATCTCCCGAAATTAGCTGTTCAGCATCATCATGCCCATATGATCAGTGCCGCCGGTGAGCAGCGTTTGAAGGGCAAGGTCTGGGGGATAATCTGTGATGGCACCGGATATGGTCTTGACGGCAAAATCTGGGGTTTTGAGTTTTTGTCCGGGGACGCCTCAGGTTTTGAACGGAAGGCCCACCTGGAATACCTGCCGTTGCCCGGAGGAGATGCCGGGGCCAAACACCCGCTGCGGATTGCCTATGCTTATTTAAAAAAACTTGGTCAGCCTGCCGATCCGGCGGTCCTTGACACCCTGTTCGCAAACCTGTCCTTGCCGGAGAAAAATATCCTCGAAGGCCAGCTGAAGAGCGGCTTGAATGTGTTCGATACCTCCAGTGCCGGACGGCTTTTTGATGTGGTCAGCGCCTTGCTGGGCATCTGTACCGAGGTGACGTATGAGGGACAGGCGGCCATAGAGCTGGAGAGTACGGCCTGGAATTGGTTAAACAGCGGTGATGAGGCGCAGGAGAAGCAAGAACAAATCAAAGCTGCGCGCAGACAAATGTACGAAGAAGCGGTAAAACAATGCAAAGAACAAAAAAACGCTTGGGGAAAATTTGATCCGCAAGGAGGTCAGGCAGAGCAGGATATGGCCGGAGAAAAACAGGGCGGGAGAAGGCCGGAGGGACGAGCAGCAGCCGGCTCCGATAAGCGCCTTTACCAGATGAACTATTCCAGGCAGGAAGCCTTGGTGTTAAAGCTAAAAAGCTTCCTGAGCCGTTTGGCCGCGGATATTATAGAAGGAAAACACAAAGGGGAAATCGCGTTTTGCTTTCACCTGTCCATAGCGGCGGCCATACTGGAGACCATCGGGCTCCTGGGTGCGGAAAAGGAAAAGATCGTCATCAGCGGAGGGGTCTTTCAGAACAAACTGCTCACGGAATTATTGCTTGACCTGGCCCGGGAGCTTGAAATAAAAATAGACAGACACAGGGAATTGCCCTGCGGGGACGGGGGAATTGCTTTCGGACAGGTCCTGATCGGGCAAAAGCACTGGCAGGAGGGACCGGTTTAA
- a CDS encoding Fic family protein: MIENAYLPPYTMTESITNLIVEIGEKVGAITAWQHMNTNPKLRRDSRIRTIHASLSIENNSLSLDQMTDIIDGKRVLGAPGEIREVKNAYEAYERLLSFNPYSVDDLLKAHGILMADLVREAGRFRSGGVGVFKGEQIVHMAPSADMVPQHIANLLYWTKTANTHPLIKGCVFHYEFEFIHPFADGNGRMGRMWNTLLLYQWKPIFAWIPVETVIREKQDVYYDALSEADRMANATPFVEFLLQAILDTLIEIERDQIPTGKVSLHIQLFLDKLGNDELSAAEIMARMGLKNRPAFRKTYLQPALNSQLIEMTLPDKPNSKNQKYRKRRPEQQ; the protein is encoded by the coding sequence ATGATTGAAAACGCATATCTGCCGCCATATACCATGACGGAATCCATAACAAACCTAATTGTAGAAATTGGCGAAAAGGTAGGCGCCATTACGGCATGGCAGCACATGAATACCAATCCGAAACTGCGCAGGGATAGCCGCATTCGTACCATTCACGCATCTTTATCCATAGAAAACAACTCTTTATCTTTAGATCAAATGACGGACATTATCGATGGCAAGCGGGTCCTCGGCGCGCCCGGCGAAATCCGTGAGGTCAAAAACGCTTACGAGGCATACGAAAGGCTGTTGTCTTTCAATCCTTATTCAGTTGACGATTTACTGAAAGCACACGGCATCCTGATGGCTGATCTGGTAAGAGAAGCGGGGCGTTTCCGTTCTGGTGGTGTAGGCGTGTTTAAGGGTGAACAGATCGTACACATGGCTCCGTCAGCCGATATGGTGCCTCAGCATATCGCCAATCTCCTGTATTGGACAAAAACCGCAAATACGCATCCTCTGATTAAAGGCTGCGTATTCCATTATGAATTTGAGTTTATCCATCCCTTTGCGGATGGGAATGGCCGTATGGGAAGAATGTGGAATACTCTGCTGCTGTACCAATGGAAGCCAATATTTGCGTGGATACCTGTAGAAACAGTTATACGGGAAAAGCAGGACGTCTATTACGACGCTCTCAGTGAAGCGGACAGGATGGCCAACGCCACGCCGTTTGTGGAGTTTTTGCTGCAGGCAATCCTCGACACACTCATAGAGATTGAACGCGATCAAATCCCCACCGGAAAAGTCAGCCTGCATATTCAGTTATTTTTAGATAAGCTGGGTAATGATGAACTATCTGCTGCTGAAATCATGGCACGTATGGGATTAAAGAATCGTCCGGCCTTCCGAAAAACGTATCTGCAGCCTGCCTTGAACTCCCAGCTAATTGAGATGACGCTTCCTGATAAGCCGAACAGCAAAAATCAAAAATATAGGAAACGCAGGCCGGAGCAACAATAA
- a CDS encoding ABC transporter ATP-binding protein, translating into MVRTIKGLLEFSGRNKSSLIQSFVYRVILTICEVIPILAIVYSLNSMILAKENGNQITIKTLIGAFLILLVGVIGKIIFGSIANSKAQVACFKMCADKRIEIGDRLKRIPMGYFSSNRLGEIASAVTTTIGDIETQAGHILNNLVVGVVHAVVIAIVISFFDWRIGLISIGAILTGLFVNSLLQKKSIAVSPKRQEAQSGLVAAVLEYIQGIAVVKAFNLGEKSNRAVDDAIEESRRCNIGLEKAFIKLIALYLFVFKVASGAMLMMACYLFSGGEFSLSNTLMIIVSSFVIFSQIEAAGNSSSLLRMMDSSMDKVNTLEQIPLMDENGMDIKPDNYDIEFKNVSFSYDSRKIFDNISLSIPQNTTAAFVGPSGEGKSTICNLIARFWDVNEGEVRLGGYNVKEYTCESLLNNISMVFQNVYLFQDTILNNIKFGRPKATMEEVVAAAKKACCHEFISNLPDGYSTMIGEGGCSLSGGEKQRISIARAILKDAPIIILDEATSSVDPENEKQLRLAIEELTRYKTVIMIAHRLSTVKDADHIFVLSGGHIVQQGKHEKLMNEEGIYSEFIQARRKAVGWSL; encoded by the coding sequence ATGGTTAGGACGATAAAAGGGCTGCTGGAGTTTTCCGGCAGAAATAAAAGCAGTCTGATCCAATCTTTTGTTTATCGTGTTATATTGACCATTTGTGAGGTTATTCCCATTTTGGCGATTGTGTATAGCTTAAACAGTATGATTCTGGCCAAAGAAAATGGAAATCAAATCACGATAAAAACACTAATTGGCGCATTTTTGATTCTGCTTGTTGGGGTAATAGGGAAAATCATATTTGGGTCCATTGCCAACAGTAAGGCCCAAGTTGCTTGTTTTAAGATGTGCGCGGATAAAAGGATTGAAATTGGTGACAGGCTGAAAAGAATACCTATGGGATATTTTAGTTCAAACCGCCTTGGTGAGATTGCGTCTGCAGTCACAACAACAATTGGCGATATTGAAACCCAGGCAGGCCATATCTTGAATAATCTTGTCGTTGGTGTTGTTCATGCCGTGGTCATTGCTATTGTGATCAGCTTTTTTGACTGGCGTATCGGACTGATTTCTATTGGCGCAATTCTTACGGGTTTATTTGTAAATTCCCTTCTGCAGAAAAAAAGTATTGCTGTTTCGCCCAAGAGACAGGAAGCTCAAAGCGGGCTTGTGGCCGCAGTCCTGGAATATATTCAGGGAATAGCGGTTGTAAAAGCCTTTAATCTCGGAGAAAAATCCAATCGTGCAGTAGATGATGCCATTGAGGAAAGCCGCAGGTGCAATATAGGATTAGAAAAAGCCTTTATAAAATTAATTGCTCTTTATCTGTTTGTCTTTAAAGTTGCAAGCGGTGCTATGCTGATGATGGCATGTTACTTATTTAGCGGCGGTGAATTTTCATTGTCGAATACCCTAATGATTATTGTTTCAAGTTTCGTTATCTTTTCTCAAATCGAAGCCGCCGGCAACTCTTCCTCTTTATTGCGCATGATGGACAGCAGTATGGATAAGGTCAACACCTTGGAACAGATACCCCTTATGGATGAAAACGGGATGGATATTAAACCTGACAATTATGACATTGAATTTAAAAATGTCTCATTTTCCTATGATTCAAGAAAGATTTTTGACAACATAAGCCTTTCTATCCCGCAAAATACAACAGCTGCCTTTGTAGGGCCGTCCGGCGAAGGAAAGAGTACAATCTGCAATTTGATTGCCAGGTTTTGGGATGTCAATGAAGGCGAAGTAAGGCTTGGGGGATATAATGTCAAAGAGTATACTTGCGAAAGCCTGTTGAACAATATCAGCATGGTATTTCAAAATGTTTATTTATTTCAAGACACTATTTTAAATAATATTAAATTCGGGCGTCCAAAGGCAACAATGGAAGAGGTGGTCGCGGCTGCGAAAAAAGCTTGCTGCCATGAATTTATATCGAATTTGCCGGATGGATACAGCACAATGATCGGAGAAGGAGGCTGCAGTTTGTCAGGTGGTGAAAAACAGCGTATTTCAATTGCCAGAGCAATTTTAAAAGATGCTCCCATTATTATTCTTGATGAAGCTACTTCAAGTGTTGACCCGGAAAATGAAAAACAATTGCGGCTGGCTATTGAAGAACTGACCAGATACAAAACGGTGATTATGATTGCTCATCGCCTTTCGACGGTCAAAGACGCCGATCATATTTTTGTGTTGAGCGGCGGACATATTGTCCAGCAGGGAAAACATGAAAAATTAATGAATGAAGAAGGAATTTATTCGGAGTTTATTCAAGCAAGAAGAAAAGCAGTTGGGTGGAGTCTGTAG